One Rosa chinensis cultivar Old Blush chromosome 5, RchiOBHm-V2, whole genome shotgun sequence genomic region harbors:
- the LOC112166934 gene encoding transcription termination factor MTEF1, chloroplastic — MPVTTAALQSSLCFSPHNPSSSSSSSSIPSNFQTSNTTTHLAAKPQSILQKHPLYTPTHTKLSLQFKEKILCLEIMGVDAGKALSQNPNLHSATLDSIQAIITFLQSKGIQEKDLAKIFGMCPHILTSNIKTELIPVFNFLSDYLQVPEHNFRKVINKCPRLLASSVSDQLKPALFYLQRLGFKDLHALAYHDSVLLVSSVEKTLIPKLNFLVGLGIPRDEAVGLVLRCPALLTFSIENNYKPKYEYFSVDMGLKLEDLKEFPQYFAFSLEKRIKPRHMEVVQSGVHVPLPLMLKSTDEEFRELLKQFGGG; from the coding sequence ATGCCAGTAACAACAGCAGCTCTGCAGTCTTCTCTATGCTTCTCTCCTCAtaacccatcatcatcatcatcttcatcttctattCCCTCCAATTTCCAGACCTCCAACACCACCACCCATTTGGCAGCTAAACCCCAAAGCATTCTCCAAAAGCACCCACTATACACCCCCACCCACACCAAACTCTCCCTccaattcaaagagaaaatccTCTGCCTTGAAATCATGGGAGTTGATGCAGGCAAAGCACTctcccaaaaccctaatctcCACTCAGCAACTCTCGACTCAATCCAAGCCATAATCACCTTCCTTCAATCCAAAGGCATACAAGAGAAGGACTTGGCCAAGATCTTTGGGATGTGCCCCCATATCCTCACCTCCAACATCAAAACTGAGCTCATCCCAGTTTTCAATTTCCTCTCAGATTACCTCCAAGTCCCAGAACATAACTTCAGAAAGGTCATCAACAAATGCCCAAGATTGCTTGCTTCAAGTGTGAGTGACCAGCTCAAACCAGCTTTGTTTTATCTTCAGAGACTTGGGTTCAAGGACTTGCATGCTTTAGCTTACCATGACTCTGTGCTCTTGGTTTCGAGTGTGGAAAAGACCCTGATTCCCAAGTTAAATTTTTTGGTCGGTTTGGGGATTCCAAGAGATGAGGCTGTGGGGTTGGTGCTGAGGTGTCCTGCATTGCTCACTTTCAGCATTGAGAATAACTACAAGCCAAAGTATGAGTACTTCTCTGTGGATATGGGATTGAAATTGGAGGATTTGAAGGAGTTTCCTCAGTACTTTGCTTTTAGTTTGGAGAAGAGGATAAAGCCAAGGCATATGGAGGTTGTGCAAAGTGGGGTACATGTGCCTTTGCCACTTATGCTCAAGAGCACTGATGAGGAGTTTAGGGAGTTGCTGAAGCAATTTGGAGGTGGATGA